From one Rhizobium lentis genomic stretch:
- a CDS encoding DUF2155 domain-containing protein, which translates to MKLFTRNMVLRGAGSLLALLALLPPVAAHAARIENPVAVFSGLDKITGRITTFDVYVNETVQFGALQVTPKACYSRDQAEAQKIDGFVEVDEITLDRKIRRIFTGWMFADSPGLNAVEHPIYDVWLKECKTTSDVPAPDKAKAPAR; encoded by the coding sequence ATGAAGCTCTTCACGCGGAACATGGTCCTGCGTGGCGCCGGATCGCTGCTGGCGCTCTTGGCTCTGCTTCCACCGGTTGCGGCGCATGCCGCACGCATCGAGAATCCGGTTGCCGTCTTCTCCGGCCTTGACAAGATCACCGGGCGTATCACCACTTTCGACGTTTATGTCAACGAGACGGTGCAATTCGGCGCGCTGCAGGTGACGCCGAAGGCCTGCTATTCACGCGATCAGGCCGAAGCGCAGAAGATCGACGGTTTCGTCGAGGTCGACGAGATCACCCTCGACCGCAAGATCCGCCGCATCTTCACCGGTTGGATGTTCGCCGACAGCCCCGGTCTCAATGCCGTCGAACACCCGATCTATGACGTTTGGCTGAAGGAGTGCAAGACCACCTCGGACGTCCCGGCGCCCGATAAGGCCAAGGCGCCCGCCCGCTAG
- a CDS encoding NADH:ubiquinone oxidoreductase subunit NDUFA12: MWNLLVQIFTWWNSQTIGTRFATWRFGKRVGEDEFGNVYYEGGMSSYGLPKRWVIYKGYAEASAIPPGWHGWMHHRTDVPPSKENYVAKEWQKAHRPNFTGSPQAYRPPGSLAVPGERPRVTGDYDAWTPGN, encoded by the coding sequence ATGTGGAATCTTCTGGTTCAAATCTTTACCTGGTGGAACAGTCAGACGATAGGCACGCGTTTTGCGACCTGGCGTTTCGGCAAGCGCGTCGGCGAGGATGAATTCGGCAACGTCTATTACGAAGGCGGCATGTCTTCCTACGGTCTGCCGAAGCGTTGGGTGATCTACAAAGGTTATGCCGAAGCCTCCGCCATCCCTCCGGGCTGGCACGGCTGGATGCATCATCGCACTGATGTTCCGCCCTCCAAGGAAAACTACGTCGCCAAGGAATGGCAGAAGGCGCATCGGCCGAACTTCACTGGTTCTCCGCAGGCTTACCGTCCGCCGGGCTCACTCGCGGTTCCGGGCGAGCGGCCGCGCGTCACCGGCGATTACGACGCCTGGACGCCTGGCAACTGA
- a CDS encoding GNAT family N-acetyltransferase translates to MIDLPDILIREACEEDLPALVALFAADALGGHGDTTDAEAFSDYARAFAVIEASPDQTLYVAERRGEVVGTFQTMLTTSLTGRGASAMIIEAVQTRADMRGQGIGNAMIEFAITEAKGRGARLVQLTSNAIRKDAHRFYERLGFKASHLGFKMALK, encoded by the coding sequence CGAAGCGTGCGAGGAGGATCTGCCGGCGCTTGTGGCGCTGTTTGCCGCCGACGCGCTCGGCGGTCACGGCGATACGACGGATGCCGAGGCTTTTTCCGATTATGCCAGGGCTTTCGCCGTCATCGAGGCGTCGCCCGACCAGACGCTCTACGTCGCCGAGCGCCGTGGCGAAGTGGTCGGCACATTTCAGACGATGCTGACGACCTCTCTAACCGGTCGCGGCGCCTCCGCGATGATCATCGAGGCGGTGCAGACGCGTGCCGACATGCGCGGGCAGGGGATCGGTAACGCAATGATCGAGTTCGCCATCACCGAGGCAAAAGGCCGCGGTGCGCGTCTTGTTCAATTGACCTCGAATGCAATACGCAAGGATGCCCACCGTTTCTATGAAAGGCTTGGCTTCAAAGCCTCGCATCTGGGCTTCAAGATGGCCCTGAAATGA
- a CDS encoding DUF2167 domain-containing protein, translating to MKQYFAAAMLFALFTAYADARPYQEMFANRTDFSEAEKPLLEKLDFQQGAIKLPEAKATLNVPADFYYLNPADTKKVLVDIWGNPAETAEGTLGMIFPARYAPTDEESWGSVVGYSADGYVSDADAATTDYDELLQSIKDSIRESNVERQKQGFEKITLVGWASPPHYDKSAHALHWARDLTFGDDPKVPHTLNYSVRVFGREGVFQFNFVAGLEQLNEIKDAISTVTQLVQFDKGVAYADYVEGDKIAAYGMAGMIAAGAGAKVATKVGLLALALAFFKKAGILVVVALAGGLRLAKGLFKRNKTPTA from the coding sequence TTGAAGCAATATTTTGCCGCGGCGATGCTTTTCGCCTTGTTTACGGCTTATGCGGACGCACGCCCTTACCAGGAAATGTTTGCGAACCGGACCGATTTTTCCGAGGCGGAAAAGCCATTGCTGGAGAAGCTCGATTTTCAGCAGGGCGCGATCAAGCTGCCTGAAGCCAAGGCAACACTCAACGTGCCCGCCGACTTCTACTATCTCAATCCTGCCGATACGAAGAAAGTGCTCGTCGACATCTGGGGAAATCCAGCGGAAACAGCAGAAGGGACGCTCGGCATGATTTTCCCGGCGAGGTATGCGCCGACCGATGAGGAATCCTGGGGTTCCGTCGTGGGATACAGTGCCGACGGCTACGTCTCGGACGCCGACGCCGCCACGACGGATTACGACGAACTGTTGCAGAGCATCAAGGATTCGATCAGGGAAAGTAACGTCGAACGCCAGAAGCAGGGTTTCGAGAAGATCACGCTGGTCGGCTGGGCTTCGCCTCCGCATTACGACAAATCTGCGCATGCATTGCATTGGGCCCGCGACCTGACGTTCGGTGACGATCCGAAGGTGCCGCACACGCTGAACTATTCCGTGCGCGTGTTCGGCCGCGAAGGCGTTTTCCAATTCAACTTCGTTGCGGGGCTCGAGCAGCTGAACGAGATCAAGGACGCCATTTCGACCGTCACCCAGCTCGTGCAGTTCGACAAGGGAGTGGCCTATGCCGACTATGTTGAAGGCGACAAGATCGCCGCTTATGGTATGGCGGGAATGATCGCTGCCGGCGCAGGCGCCAAGGTTGCTACGAAAGTCGGGCTGCTGGCCCTAGCCCTTGCCTTCTTCAAGAAGGCCGGCATCCTCGTCGTTGTTGCGCTCGCGGGCGGGCTCCGCCTCGCCAAGGGCCTCTTCAAAAGGAACAAAACACCCACCGCATAA